One region of Oryza sativa Japonica Group chromosome 10, ASM3414082v1 genomic DNA includes:
- the LOC4348217 gene encoding uncharacterized protein isoform X1 — MGLVANAQQFWNEWEIQCLVLASFSLQVFLHFFSSIRKGNTSRLLSSLLWLAYLLADYVATFTLGRLTLHVDDPRHQLVLFWTPLLLLHLGSQETISAFSIEDAMLWKRHLLGLVSQVALAIYIVAKSWRPDKQLLGPLVLMFISGTIKYAERTWALMTASSSMSPGSDSMADHVLGVQDDVILDAKSYFDELHSIFPGKNVLDIEGHNGGRRTDDDGYEGLVMAAGKGFRLCLDFLTDMTPFLVWSNTDTIIDSAIKKLRTSNPETQVQMAYKLVEIQLSLIYDYLYTKYGALQFRLGLVSSGIERLITFFSTLAALGLFVGANLKGPFNYSREDVMVSYVLLAGAITLDISSIFMLISSYWLQLHRRGGLFGCSFSLAKCVHAGSKPLWSEKIAQYNLIDACIQEERGGIICGWVMRRTGIVSDINMSNTVSPELKKLVLDKLFEVASTRSVSDYWDWDFSKYRGMWLQWWLQEGRIQADIAQGILTDGITDTDLYFPMTVIVWHIATEMCWFADEDDYSPCRAPSMELSRYVMYLVAKRDVMSGSNGHFELGKARRQVKRILEGRGISDERGLLKYARQATGQVTEPCFGRGRAISEHLLKISNRALRWELISMLWIEMLCYLGPNCGAQFHAKHLSTGGEFVTHVRILLVVLGIPFLRSDMKPGKF; from the coding sequence TTTAGTGGCGAATGCCCAGCAGTTCTGGAATGAGTGGGAGATCCAGTGCCTTGTGCTTGCGAGCTTTAGCTTGCAAGTGTTCCTTCACTTCTTCTCTAGCATTCGCAAGGGTAACACCTCCCGGTTATTAAGCTCGCTGCTTTGGCTGGCATACTTGTTAGCCGACTACGTTGCAACATTCACGCTGGGTCGCCTGACGCTCCACGTTGATGATCCACGCCATCAGCTTGTGCTCTTCTGGACACCgctcctgctgctgcatctTGGTAGCCAAGAGACAATTTCGGCCTTCTCCATTGAGGATGCAATGCTGTGGAAGCGTCACCTCCTTGGCCTCGTCTCCCAGGTGGCCCTGGCAATTTATATCGTAGCAAAGTCATGGCGTCCGGACAAGCAACTTTTGGGGCCCTTGGTGCTTATGTTCATTTCTGGAACAATCAAGTATGCGGAGAGAACATGGGCACTTATGACTGCCAGCAGCTCAATGTCGCCAGGGAGCGATTCCATGGCAGATCATGTGCTGGGGGTACAAGACGATGTTATCTTAGACGCTAAATCCTATTTTGATGAGTTGCATAGTATTTTCCCTGGGAAGAATGTGCTGGACATTGAAGGTCacaatggaggaagaagaacagaTGACGATGGCTATGAGGGTCTGGTGATGGCTGCTGGCAAGGGCTTCCGGTTATGCCTTGATTTTCTGACAGACATGACCCCTTTCCTGGTATGGTCTAACACAGACACTATAATTGATAGTGCCATTAAGAAGCTCCGTACTTCAAATCCTGAAACACAAGTGCAGATGGCTTATAAACTGGTGGAGATCCAGCTCTCACTTATCTATGATTACTTATACACCAAGTATGGGGCACTTCAGTTCCGCCTTGGCCTTGTCAGCAGCGGAATCGAGCGGCTCATTACATTTTTCTCAACTTTGGCAGCCCTAGGCTTGTTTGTGGGTGCCAATCTCAAGGGGCCATTCAACTACAGCAGAGAAGATGTCATGGTGTCCTACGTTCTGCTAGCCGGTGCAATCACACTGGACATATCCTCCATCTTCATGCTTATCTCGTCATATTGGCTGCAGTTACACCGGAGAGGTGGCTTGTTTGGCTGTTCTTTCAGTCTTGCCAAGTGTGTTCATGCAGGGAGCAAACCACTGTGGTCAGAGAAGATAGCGCAGTATAACttgattgatgcatgcatccaagaAGAACGTGGTGGCATAATATGCGGTTGGGTGATGAGGAGGACAGGCATTGTGTCTGACATCAATATGAGTAATACAGTCTCTCCTGAACTGAAGAAATTGGTACTGGACAAACTGTTCGAGGTAGCAAGCACCCGGAGTGTAAGTGATTACTGGGACTGGGATTTCAGCAAGTACCGTGGCATGTGGTTGCAGTGGTGGCTGCAGGAGGGGAGAATCCAAGCTGACATAGCTCAAGGAATACTAACTGATGGCATAACCGACACTGACTTGTATTTTCCAATGACAGTCATTGTTTGGCACATCGCGACGGAGATGTGCTGGTTCGCCGACGAGGATGACTATTCCCCATGCAGGGCCCCGAGCATGGAGCTGTCAAGGTATGTCATGTACCTCGTTGCAAAACGGGATGTGATGAGTGGCAGCAATGGACACTTTGAGCTTGGCAAGGCACGCCGCCAGGTGAAGCGCATCCTTGAAGGACGGGGTATCAGTGATGAGAGGGGGCTCCTGAAGTATGCACGACAGGCAACCGGCCAGGTGACCGAACCATGCTTCGGTCGTGGCCGGGCAATCTCTGAGCACCTTCTCAAAATAAGCAACAGAGCTCTGCGCTGGGAGCTAATCTCCATGCTGTGGATCGAGATGTTGTGCTATCTTGGACCCAATTGCGGGGCTCAGTTCCATGCCAAGCATTTGAGCACTGGTGGTGAGTTTGTCACGCATGTCAGGATCCTACTGGTTGTTCTTGGCATTCCTTTTCTCAGGTCTGACATGAAACCAGGGAAATTCTGA
- the LOC136353763 gene encoding uncharacterized protein: MSGMSSLARALQLWNEWEIQCLVLASFSLQVFLHLFSSTRKANTSRVLSFLLWLAYLSADYIATFTLGRLALYVGDPHHHQLVLLWTPLLLLHLGSQETISAFSIEDAMLWKRHLLGLVTQVALAIYIMVKSWHPDKQLLAPLVLMFISGTIKYVERILVLMAASRAMEPGGDSVADHVMDVQDDVIIDAKSYFRELHNIFPGKEVQDLDVRDGRIREADEAYQGLVMAAGEGLRICLGFLTDMTPFLVWSSKEDTIIERTVEKLRSSDPDTQVEMAYKLVEIQLSLIYDYMYTKYGALQFRLGLVYSVIARLITFCSTSVALRLFVGTDLKGPFNYRREDAMVSYVLLVGAVTLDISSIFKLISSYWLQLHQTGGLFGCVFSLVRFVNPWSKPLWSEKIPQYNLIDACIQEERGSIICGWVVRKTGIMPDIDMSKTVSPELKKLVLDKLTEVATTRSVSDYWDWDSSKYSGMWLQWWLQEGRIQDDIAQGILTDGIIDTVLYFPMTVIVWHIATEMCWFADKDDRSPCRVPSMELSRYVMYLVVKRDVMSGTNGHFRLGKARRLLKRIIRASTVHDEKTLLRYVRQSPGVTEPCFSRGRVITDHLLKISNGAQRWELISMVWIEMLCYLGPNCGAQFHAKHLSTGGEFVTHVRILLVILGIPFLRSDMKPGKF, encoded by the exons ATGAGCGGCATGAG CTCACTGGCACGTGCCCTGCAACTCTGGAACGAGTGGGAGATCCAGTGCCTGGTACTAGCGAGCTTCAGCTTGCAAGTCTTCCTCCACTTGTTCTCAAGCACTCGCAAGGCTAACACCTCCCGTGTTCTAAGCTTTCTTCTCTGGCTGGCCTACTTGTCAGCCGACTACATTGCGACCTTCACACTAGGGCGTCTGGCGCTCTACGTTGGCGATCCACACCATCATCAGCTCGTGCTCCTCTGGACGCCTCTCCTGCTGCTGCACCTTGGTAGCCAGGAGACGATCTCTGCCTTCTCCATTGAGGATGCAATGCTGTGGAAGCGTCACCTCCTCGGTCTCGTCACCCAAGTGGCCCTAGCGATCTACATCATGGTCAAGTCATGGCACCCGGACAAGCAGCTCTTGGCGCCATTGGTGCTGATGTTCATCTCTGGAACAATCAAGTATGTCGAGAGAATATTGGTTCTCATGGCAGCTAGCAGGGCGATGGAGCCAGGAGGTGATTCTGTGGCAGATCATGTGATGGATGTACAAGATGATGTTATCATCGATGCCAAGTCCTATTTCCGAGAGCTGCATAATATTTTCCCGGGGAAGGAAGTGCAGGATCTAGATGTCCGTGATGGAAGAATAAGAGAAGCTGATGAAGCTTACCAGGGCCTGGTGATGGCTGCCGGCGAGGGCCTTCGGATATGCCTAGGTTTTCTGACTGACATGACCCCTTTCCTGGTATGGTCGTCTAAAGAAGACACTATCATTGAGAGAACCGTCGAGAAGCTTCGTAGTTCAGATCCCGACACACAGGTGGAGATGGCTTATAAGCTGGTTGAGATCCAACTCTCACTGATCTATGACTACATGTACACTAAGTATGGGGCGCTTCAGTTCCGCCTTGGCCTTGTCTACAGCGTAATCGCCCGGCTGATTACGTTTTGCTCAACCTCGGTAGCCCTAAGGTTGTTTGTAGGGACCGATCTAAAGGGGCCATTCAACTACAGAAGAGAAGATGCAATGGTGTCCTATGTACTGCTAGTTGGTGCTGTCACCCTGGACATATCCTCCATCTTCAAGCTCATCTCATCATATTGGTTGCAGTTACACCAAACAGGTGGCTTGTTTGGCTGTGTTTTCAGCCTTGTCAGATTTGTTAATCCATGGAGCAAACCCCTCTGGTCGGAGAAGATACCGCAGTATAACCTGATCGACGCATGCATCCAAGAAGAACGTGGCAGCATAATATGCGGATGGGTAGTGAGGAAGACGGGTATCATGCCTGACATCGACATGAGTAAGACGGTCTCTCCTGAACTGAAAAAGCTCGTATTGGACAAATTGACTGAGGTTGCCACCACCCGTAGTGTAAGTGACTACTGGGACTGGGATTCCAGCAAGTACAGTGGCATGTGGTTGCAGTGGTGGCTGCAGGAGGGGAGAATCCAAGATGACATTGCTCAAGGGATACTAACCGATGGCATCATCGATACCGTCTTGTATTTTCCAATGACCGTCATTGTTTGGCACATCGCGACGGAGATGTGCTGGTTCGCCGACAAGGATGATCGCTCCCCGTGCAGGGTTCCGAGCATGGAGCTGTCGAGATATGTAATGTACCTCGTCGTGAAGCGTGACGTGATGAGTGGCACCAATGGGCATTTTCGGCTTGGTAAGGCACGCCGCCTGCTGAAGCGCATCATTCGAGCTTCCACCGTCCATGATGAGAAGACACTCTTGCGGTATGTGCGGCAGTCACCCGGGGTGACTGAGCCATGCTTTAGTCGTGGCCGTGTGATCACCGATCACCTTCTCAAGATAAGCAACGGAGCTCAGCGTTGGGAGCTCATCTCCATGGTGTGGATTGAGATGCTGTGCTACCTTGGACCAAACTGTGGGGCTCAGTTCCATGCCAAGCATCTCAGCACTGGTGGCGAGTTCGTCACACATGTCAGGATCCTACTGGTTATTCTTGGCATTCCTTTTCTAAGGTCGGACATGAAACCAGGAAAGTTTTGA
- the LOC4348217 gene encoding uncharacterized protein isoform X2, with protein sequence MLWKRHLLGLVSQVALAIYIVAKSWRPDKQLLGPLVLMFISGTIKYAERTWALMTASSSMSPGSDSMADHVLGVQDDVILDAKSYFDELHSIFPGKNVLDIEGHNGGRRTDDDGYEGLVMAAGKGFRLCLDFLTDMTPFLVWSNTDTIIDSAIKKLRTSNPETQVQMAYKLVEIQLSLIYDYLYTKYGALQFRLGLVSSGIERLITFFSTLAALGLFVGANLKGPFNYSREDVMVSYVLLAGAITLDISSIFMLISSYWLQLHRRGGLFGCSFSLAKCVHAGSKPLWSEKIAQYNLIDACIQEERGGIICGWVMRRTGIVSDINMSNTVSPELKKLVLDKLFEVASTRSVSDYWDWDFSKYRGMWLQWWLQEGRIQADIAQGILTDGITDTDLYFPMTVIVWHIATEMCWFADEDDYSPCRAPSMELSRYVMYLVAKRDVMSGSNGHFELGKARRQVKRILEGRGISDERGLLKYARQATGQVTEPCFGRGRAISEHLLKISNRALRWELISMLWIEMLCYLGPNCGAQFHAKHLSTGGEFVTHVRILLVVLGIPFLRSDMKPGKF encoded by the coding sequence ATGCTGTGGAAGCGTCACCTCCTTGGCCTCGTCTCCCAGGTGGCCCTGGCAATTTATATCGTAGCAAAGTCATGGCGTCCGGACAAGCAACTTTTGGGGCCCTTGGTGCTTATGTTCATTTCTGGAACAATCAAGTATGCGGAGAGAACATGGGCACTTATGACTGCCAGCAGCTCAATGTCGCCAGGGAGCGATTCCATGGCAGATCATGTGCTGGGGGTACAAGACGATGTTATCTTAGACGCTAAATCCTATTTTGATGAGTTGCATAGTATTTTCCCTGGGAAGAATGTGCTGGACATTGAAGGTCacaatggaggaagaagaacagaTGACGATGGCTATGAGGGTCTGGTGATGGCTGCTGGCAAGGGCTTCCGGTTATGCCTTGATTTTCTGACAGACATGACCCCTTTCCTGGTATGGTCTAACACAGACACTATAATTGATAGTGCCATTAAGAAGCTCCGTACTTCAAATCCTGAAACACAAGTGCAGATGGCTTATAAACTGGTGGAGATCCAGCTCTCACTTATCTATGATTACTTATACACCAAGTATGGGGCACTTCAGTTCCGCCTTGGCCTTGTCAGCAGCGGAATCGAGCGGCTCATTACATTTTTCTCAACTTTGGCAGCCCTAGGCTTGTTTGTGGGTGCCAATCTCAAGGGGCCATTCAACTACAGCAGAGAAGATGTCATGGTGTCCTACGTTCTGCTAGCCGGTGCAATCACACTGGACATATCCTCCATCTTCATGCTTATCTCGTCATATTGGCTGCAGTTACACCGGAGAGGTGGCTTGTTTGGCTGTTCTTTCAGTCTTGCCAAGTGTGTTCATGCAGGGAGCAAACCACTGTGGTCAGAGAAGATAGCGCAGTATAACttgattgatgcatgcatccaagaAGAACGTGGTGGCATAATATGCGGTTGGGTGATGAGGAGGACAGGCATTGTGTCTGACATCAATATGAGTAATACAGTCTCTCCTGAACTGAAGAAATTGGTACTGGACAAACTGTTCGAGGTAGCAAGCACCCGGAGTGTAAGTGATTACTGGGACTGGGATTTCAGCAAGTACCGTGGCATGTGGTTGCAGTGGTGGCTGCAGGAGGGGAGAATCCAAGCTGACATAGCTCAAGGAATACTAACTGATGGCATAACCGACACTGACTTGTATTTTCCAATGACAGTCATTGTTTGGCACATCGCGACGGAGATGTGCTGGTTCGCCGACGAGGATGACTATTCCCCATGCAGGGCCCCGAGCATGGAGCTGTCAAGGTATGTCATGTACCTCGTTGCAAAACGGGATGTGATGAGTGGCAGCAATGGACACTTTGAGCTTGGCAAGGCACGCCGCCAGGTGAAGCGCATCCTTGAAGGACGGGGTATCAGTGATGAGAGGGGGCTCCTGAAGTATGCACGACAGGCAACCGGCCAGGTGACCGAACCATGCTTCGGTCGTGGCCGGGCAATCTCTGAGCACCTTCTCAAAATAAGCAACAGAGCTCTGCGCTGGGAGCTAATCTCCATGCTGTGGATCGAGATGTTGTGCTATCTTGGACCCAATTGCGGGGCTCAGTTCCATGCCAAGCATTTGAGCACTGGTGGTGAGTTTGTCACGCATGTCAGGATCCTACTGGTTGTTCTTGGCATTCCTTTTCTCAGGTCTGACATGAAACCAGGGAAATTCTGA